One genomic segment of Sphingorhabdus sp. M41 includes these proteins:
- a CDS encoding xanthine dehydrogenase family protein molybdopterin-binding subunit: MFLEEIGINPWQEKNPMGAEQSPAIVNLTRRGFVAGAGLLVVAVTLAGCSGSTEPVIDANAMDIPEAGPSPLTDVEGGDATPALWIAIEKDGTVRITCHRSEMGQQIWTAMAQIIADELEADWENVTIVQAEGHERYGDQNTDGSRSVRYNFHRLRLAGAAMRQMLVAAAALYWKLDPARCSAAAGKVSNSENGDILSYGNLAGLAAKLQVPAESDIVMKEPKDWRFINQDISSLTVPKITRGEGTFGIDVNVPDMVHAVIARPPQVFGRTGTVEDVRALAIPGVLKIVKLPDAKPPAMFQPLGGVAVIGVDTWAAIQGRNALEVEWLDGPNADYDSAKFRRAMETKARQPGTIRRSRGNVGTALAAADKIIAAEYYTPHLSQSPMEPPAATARWTGEKLECWACVQDPQATRQTLADLLDIDKENITVNATWLGGAFGRKSKPDFVVEAALLARQVGKPVKVTWTREDEIRHGFYHTASAQRLEAGLDGEGKCITYRHRSVFPPIGSTFNAGMDAPSDGEMGMGATDVPFAIPNLQVESGTAKGHLRIGWLRSVANIYHAFAVQSFAAEIAHAAGRDQKDYLLELIGEPRLVDPNAEQASFKNYGGASADYPIDTGRLAKVARQAAKMAKWGRQLPDGHGLGIAVHRSFLTYVATVIEVKVTADGTLTIPGIWLAVDAGTVINPRHTRAQMEGGTIFGLSNALYGEITAKNGAVVQDNFPTWRVMRMSEAPRIFEVEIIASSSPPAGVGEPPTPPAAPALANAIFNATGQRFRTLPLIGPNRDKLDLSAITKS; encoded by the coding sequence ATGTTCCTGGAAGAGATTGGAATCAATCCCTGGCAGGAGAAAAATCCGATGGGGGCCGAACAGTCCCCTGCCATTGTCAATCTTACGCGCCGCGGATTCGTTGCTGGAGCCGGCCTGTTGGTTGTCGCTGTGACGTTGGCGGGATGTTCCGGCAGCACGGAACCCGTCATCGATGCGAATGCTATGGATATTCCCGAAGCAGGTCCCAGCCCGCTTACCGATGTGGAAGGGGGCGATGCGACGCCCGCATTATGGATTGCGATTGAAAAAGATGGCACGGTCAGGATTACCTGCCATCGCTCGGAAATGGGGCAGCAAATCTGGACCGCCATGGCGCAGATAATTGCCGATGAACTGGAGGCGGACTGGGAAAATGTCACAATCGTTCAGGCCGAAGGTCATGAACGCTATGGCGACCAGAATACGGACGGATCGCGTTCGGTTCGCTATAATTTTCACCGGCTGCGGCTGGCTGGCGCGGCGATGAGACAAATGCTGGTCGCTGCTGCGGCCCTATATTGGAAACTGGACCCTGCTCGGTGTAGCGCCGCTGCAGGCAAAGTCTCGAACAGCGAAAATGGCGATATCCTGTCCTACGGCAATCTGGCCGGGCTTGCCGCCAAGCTGCAGGTTCCGGCAGAATCCGATATTGTCATGAAGGAGCCGAAGGACTGGCGCTTCATAAACCAGGACATATCTTCGCTGACTGTCCCGAAGATCACCAGAGGGGAAGGGACATTTGGCATTGATGTCAATGTGCCGGACATGGTCCACGCCGTCATAGCCAGGCCACCCCAGGTCTTTGGCCGAACCGGCACGGTCGAAGACGTCAGGGCGCTGGCCATTCCCGGTGTTCTGAAAATAGTGAAGCTGCCGGATGCGAAGCCGCCCGCAATGTTTCAGCCGCTCGGCGGTGTAGCGGTAATCGGGGTCGATACATGGGCGGCGATCCAGGGACGAAATGCGCTGGAGGTCGAATGGCTTGACGGACCCAATGCCGATTATGACTCAGCCAAATTTCGCCGGGCAATGGAAACAAAGGCGAGGCAGCCCGGCACCATTCGCCGCAGCCGGGGCAATGTCGGGACAGCGCTGGCTGCTGCCGACAAAATCATCGCCGCCGAATATTATACCCCCCATCTCTCGCAATCGCCGATGGAACCTCCTGCAGCTACCGCGCGCTGGACCGGTGAGAAGCTCGAATGCTGGGCCTGTGTGCAGGATCCGCAGGCGACCCGGCAGACATTGGCCGATTTGCTGGACATCGATAAGGAAAATATAACCGTCAACGCCACCTGGCTGGGTGGCGCGTTCGGGCGCAAATCCAAACCGGATTTTGTAGTCGAGGCGGCTCTGTTGGCGCGGCAAGTGGGCAAGCCGGTCAAGGTGACATGGACCAGGGAGGATGAGATCCGCCATGGCTTCTATCATACCGCGAGCGCGCAAAGGCTTGAAGCCGGGCTGGATGGTGAAGGCAAATGTATCACCTATCGTCATCGCTCTGTATTCCCGCCCATTGGTTCGACATTCAACGCCGGCATGGACGCGCCATCCGATGGTGAAATGGGCATGGGCGCGACCGATGTTCCGTTCGCGATCCCGAATTTGCAAGTCGAATCCGGCACTGCCAAGGGCCATTTGCGTATCGGCTGGTTGCGGTCTGTTGCCAATATCTACCACGCCTTCGCGGTCCAGAGCTTTGCCGCGGAAATCGCGCATGCCGCGGGGCGCGACCAGAAGGACTATCTGCTCGAACTGATCGGCGAACCCAGGCTGGTCGATCCCAATGCAGAGCAGGCAAGCTTCAAGAATTATGGTGGGGCGAGTGCAGACTATCCCATCGACACCGGCCGTCTGGCCAAGGTCGCCAGGCAAGCCGCCAAAATGGCCAAATGGGGACGGCAACTTCCCGATGGGCACGGTCTGGGCATCGCGGTCCACCGGTCATTTCTCACCTATGTCGCGACCGTGATCGAGGTGAAGGTGACAGCGGACGGAACGCTGACCATTCCCGGCATATGGCTGGCGGTTGATGCCGGAACAGTCATCAATCCCCGTCACACAAGAGCGCAAATGGAAGGCGGAACAATCTTTGGCCTGTCGAACGCTCTGTACGGGGAGATCACCGCCAAAAATGGTGCTGTGGTGCAGGATAATTTCCCGACTTGGCGAGTCATGCGGATGAGCGAGGCGCCGAGAATTTTCGAAGTCGAAATCATCGCATCCAGCAGCCCGCCTGCGGGCGTAGGCGAGCCGCCGACGCCGCCTGCGGCACCGGCGCTGGCCAATGCGATTTTCAATGCAACCGGACAGCGTTTCAGGACCCTGCCGCTGATCGGGCCAAATCGCGACAAACTGGACCTTTCGGCAATCACCAAAAGCTGA
- a CDS encoding (2Fe-2S)-binding protein, with product MATILNINGKKETVDAAAGTPLLWVLRDHLEMTGTKFGCGIAQCGACTVHVDGAPTRACITPHDSLDNAKITTIEGLAGAAADVIRETWVENDVPQCGYCQSGQILAATALLAENPSPTDADIDAAMSGNLCRCATYMSIRRAIKQAAGKL from the coding sequence ATGGCGACCATATTGAACATAAACGGCAAGAAGGAGACGGTTGATGCGGCCGCAGGCACACCCTTGCTCTGGGTATTGCGCGATCATCTCGAAATGACCGGCACCAAATTCGGCTGCGGCATAGCGCAATGTGGCGCTTGCACGGTTCATGTCGACGGTGCGCCCACCCGGGCCTGCATCACGCCGCATGACAGTCTCGACAATGCCAAGATCACAACGATCGAGGGCTTGGCAGGAGCCGCTGCGGACGTGATCCGCGAGACATGGGTCGAGAATGATGTACCCCAATGCGGCTATTGCCAATCCGGTCAGATATTGGCGGCAACCGCTTTGCTTGCCGAAAACCCCAGTCCGACGGATGCCGATATTGACGCCGCAATGAGTGGCAATCTCTGTCGATGCGCGACCTATATGAGCATCAGGCGTGCGATCAAACAGGCGGCAGGGAAACTCTAG
- a CDS encoding glycosyltransferase family 4 protein, with product MKTILVIGARGIPDVEGGVEKNAERLFPLLASRGWKVCIAGVKPYIETGQYRGVSLWRAPSLGFLKIDRLLYILATLVKALRMRPDIVHFTCLEAAVLLWAYKLIGCKIVVRYGADCHAHPWSGPRKWTMRCAQYQLRWADKIIAVTPALAKKLAASGKIQNIHVIGNALDRAENFPDDSRAPIEGDYMLFVGQISQKKNIHRLISAFRVFAKSHPQMQLVIVGEWDKNADRKKIVALGDPRIVMLGSLPRSGLAPLYRGARIFVNPSIREGHSNTLLEAISFGCPLLLSDLPENRDLRLNAKHYFSPGNIRSMVSALNRAHANPDAFRVAKDRFPQWEEIAEQTIHVYEKLFADDAAHQAAQGEPSRI from the coding sequence GTGAAAACAATATTGGTGATCGGCGCTCGTGGCATTCCGGATGTCGAGGGCGGCGTGGAAAAAAATGCGGAACGGCTCTTTCCGCTCCTTGCCAGCCGCGGCTGGAAAGTGTGCATCGCTGGCGTGAAACCCTATATCGAGACCGGCCAGTATCGCGGCGTTTCCCTCTGGCGCGCTCCGTCTTTGGGTTTCCTGAAAATCGACCGACTGCTTTATATTTTGGCAACGTTGGTCAAGGCACTCCGGATGCGACCGGACATCGTCCATTTTACCTGCCTGGAAGCTGCAGTGCTGCTTTGGGCTTACAAGCTGATCGGTTGCAAAATCGTGGTGCGCTACGGGGCTGACTGCCATGCCCATCCGTGGAGCGGGCCGAGAAAATGGACCATGCGATGCGCTCAATATCAATTGCGCTGGGCCGACAAGATTATCGCCGTCACGCCCGCACTAGCCAAAAAATTGGCCGCATCCGGCAAGATCCAGAATATCCATGTCATTGGCAACGCGCTGGACCGGGCCGAGAATTTCCCGGACGACTCGCGCGCGCCCATCGAAGGCGATTATATGCTTTTTGTCGGCCAGATATCGCAAAAGAAGAATATCCACCGCCTGATTTCTGCCTTTCGCGTCTTTGCCAAAAGCCATCCGCAGATGCAGCTGGTGATCGTCGGCGAATGGGACAAAAACGCGGATCGCAAGAAAATCGTGGCACTGGGTGATCCAAGGATAGTGATGCTCGGCAGTCTGCCGCGATCAGGACTGGCTCCGCTCTATCGCGGTGCGCGAATCTTCGTGAACCCGTCGATCCGAGAAGGCCATTCCAATACTTTGCTCGAAGCAATTAGTTTTGGCTGTCCGCTATTGTTGAGCGATCTGCCGGAAAACCGGGACCTCCGTCTCAATGCCAAACATTATTTCAGTCCGGGCAATATCCGGAGCATGGTGAGCGCGCTCAACCGCGCCCACGCCAATCCCGATGCATTCCGGGTCGCCAAAGATCGCTTTCCGCAGTGGGAGGAAATTGCGGAACAGACGATTCATGTCTACGAGAAACTGTTCGCCGATGACGCCGCCCATCAGGCTGCGCAAGGCGAACCATCACGAATCTAG
- a CDS encoding efflux RND transporter permease subunit: protein MTLTNLALRYPAAIAAGLALIALIGIVSAFTTPIQLFPNIERPQISMQANWRAASPKEMESEITIPIEEQLRGIPGLETINSWSNNGNVWFNLEFALGTNMDKAFAEVSSRAQQVRNWPLDADRPIVGGGGGQQGESLIYLFLQALPDSNMDSEALARLARDTIIPKLETIEGVQGVDLEAPTGERILRIRFDPWRLAQLNLTIEELSRAVGRFQDVGGGTVDVGRRGYALRFQGNFTAEQIGDLTVAQRGTTVIRMRDVADINVGPDKAFGATYQNGNPAIGMRVLREPGSNTLDAIDAVLGEVETFNQNELRTIGARIEKSFDPSVFIKRALSFLGGNLLLGTLLAVGLLWLFVRRARATVIIAATVPICLLTTLAVLGMAGRSINVISLAGLAFATGMVLDAAIVVMENFVRIRKQGTAPGPAALEAVSQVWPALFASTATTVAIFIPIMFIQDVEGQLFADLALTIAISVIASLIVAVTVLPAAARHFGGDLDMDDNERRWDGYADRLFSLIDTDRKRRIWIPGLILAPLLISYFLWPQTDYLPDVKRDAVDAWVGLPSGQTLEAARSEIAEEVVQRLDPYLTGEKQPELLNYYLFVNPWGLNTGIRIKDQSRIEEMTDIVNNEILAGFPDVQAFAQQGSLFGNFGGNGSIELYLQAEDDEALRQAALVATDSINAAIPGAMVRPNPDPNVVVPELRLTPNDRRIAELGMTRDQVGRAVRAMGDGLYLGEYVSDGERMRVIMRGLEAADPEAIESAPIVTPNGGAVPLGEVATLLRGVGPTQIAHVDGRKTLTINVAPPPGMALGDALEKIETSAEGPIRNALTAGGTLRYGGDADALLQAISSLSSNFILAAALLFVIMASVFRSAWDSALVIIALPLATVGGVIGIQILNLFKPTPLDLLGMIGFVILLGIVVNNAILLMAQARDCEADGMTRSEAARTALRLRLRPILMTTGTSVIGMLPLALVPGPGSAIYRGLAVIIVGGVLVSTIFTLVLLPALIQLGGARKSRPDEREPQKKMSGGPVLEPAE from the coding sequence ATGACGCTGACCAATCTCGCGCTGCGCTATCCCGCAGCCATTGCCGCCGGATTGGCCCTGATCGCGCTGATCGGAATCGTCTCCGCCTTCACCACACCGATCCAACTCTTCCCGAATATCGAGCGGCCGCAAATTTCCATGCAGGCCAACTGGCGCGCCGCCAGCCCCAAGGAAATGGAATCGGAAATCACGATCCCTATCGAAGAACAGCTACGCGGCATACCGGGGCTGGAAACGATCAACAGCTGGTCCAACAATGGCAATGTCTGGTTCAATCTGGAATTTGCGCTCGGCACCAATATGGACAAGGCCTTTGCCGAAGTGTCGAGCCGGGCGCAGCAGGTGCGCAACTGGCCACTGGATGCCGATCGGCCGATCGTCGGCGGCGGTGGCGGTCAGCAGGGGGAATCCCTGATCTATCTGTTTCTGCAGGCGCTGCCGGACAGCAATATGGACAGCGAGGCGCTCGCCAGATTAGCCCGCGACACGATCATTCCCAAGCTGGAAACCATAGAGGGCGTGCAAGGCGTCGATTTGGAGGCACCGACCGGTGAACGGATATTGCGCATCCGCTTCGATCCCTGGCGGCTCGCCCAGCTCAATCTCACGATCGAGGAACTATCCCGCGCGGTGGGTCGCTTTCAGGATGTCGGCGGCGGCACGGTGGATGTCGGTCGCCGCGGCTATGCCTTGCGTTTCCAGGGCAATTTCACCGCCGAACAGATCGGCGACCTGACCGTTGCCCAGCGCGGAACGACGGTCATCCGGATGCGCGATGTCGCCGATATCAATGTCGGACCGGACAAGGCCTTTGGAGCGACCTATCAGAACGGCAATCCGGCAATCGGCATGCGGGTCCTGCGCGAGCCGGGCAGCAATACGCTGGACGCGATCGACGCGGTGCTCGGCGAAGTCGAGACTTTCAACCAGAACGAGCTGCGGACAATCGGGGCAAGGATCGAAAAAAGCTTCGACCCGTCGGTGTTCATCAAGCGGGCCCTGTCCTTTCTCGGTGGCAATCTGCTCCTCGGAACCTTGCTCGCGGTCGGCTTGCTCTGGCTATTCGTCCGGCGCGCCAGAGCAACGGTGATCATTGCCGCCACCGTACCGATCTGCCTGCTTACCACGCTTGCCGTATTGGGCATGGCGGGGCGGTCAATCAACGTCATTTCGCTTGCCGGTCTCGCCTTTGCAACCGGCATGGTGCTCGATGCCGCGATCGTGGTGATGGAAAATTTCGTGCGGATCAGAAAGCAGGGAACGGCGCCGGGCCCGGCAGCACTGGAAGCCGTGTCGCAGGTCTGGCCAGCGCTATTCGCCTCCACGGCCACGACAGTGGCAATCTTCATCCCGATCATGTTCATCCAGGATGTCGAGGGACAGCTGTTCGCTGATCTGGCATTGACCATCGCCATATCGGTGATCGCCAGTCTGATTGTTGCGGTGACCGTATTGCCAGCCGCCGCGCGCCATTTCGGGGGCGATCTCGACATGGATGACAATGAACGCCGCTGGGACGGCTATGCTGACAGGCTGTTCAGCCTGATCGACACGGACCGGAAACGCAGAATCTGGATTCCCGGCCTCATTCTCGCTCCCTTGCTGATCTCCTATTTTCTCTGGCCGCAGACCGACTATCTGCCGGACGTCAAACGCGATGCGGTGGATGCCTGGGTCGGCCTGCCTTCGGGGCAGACGCTGGAAGCGGCGCGCTCGGAAATCGCCGAAGAGGTCGTGCAGCGACTGGACCCCTATCTCACGGGTGAGAAGCAGCCCGAGCTGCTCAACTATTATCTGTTCGTCAATCCATGGGGTCTGAACACCGGCATCAGGATCAAGGACCAGTCCCGGATCGAAGAGATGACCGACATCGTCAACAACGAGATTCTAGCCGGTTTCCCCGACGTCCAGGCCTTTGCCCAGCAAGGCAGCCTGTTCGGCAATTTTGGCGGCAACGGCAGTATTGAACTCTATCTCCAGGCCGAAGACGACGAAGCACTGCGACAGGCCGCTCTGGTGGCCACGGACTCGATCAACGCCGCCATTCCCGGCGCGATGGTCCGGCCGAATCCCGATCCGAATGTCGTTGTGCCCGAATTGCGGCTGACGCCCAATGACCGGCGGATCGCCGAACTGGGCATGACCCGCGATCAGGTTGGCCGCGCGGTGCGGGCGATGGGAGACGGACTCTATCTCGGCGAATATGTATCGGATGGCGAGCGGATGCGCGTGATCATGCGGGGCCTGGAAGCCGCCGATCCGGAAGCAATCGAAAGCGCTCCGATCGTTACCCCCAATGGCGGGGCCGTGCCGCTGGGCGAGGTCGCCACCCTGTTGCGCGGTGTCGGACCGACCCAGATCGCCCATGTCGACGGCCGGAAAACCCTGACCATCAATGTCGCCCCGCCACCGGGAATGGCGCTGGGCGATGCGCTGGAAAAAATAGAAACTTCAGCCGAAGGACCTATCCGCAACGCGCTGACCGCCGGCGGTACCCTGCGCTATGGTGGCGATGCCGATGCCTTGCTGCAGGCCATATCCTCGCTGAGCAGCAATTTCATTCTGGCCGCAGCCCTGCTGTTTGTTATTATGGCATCGGTTTTCCGGTCTGCTTGGGATTCAGCTCTGGTGATCATTGCCCTGCCGCTGGCAACCGTTGGCGGCGTGATCGGAATCCAGATCCTGAATCTGTTCAAGCCGACACCGCTCGATCTGCTCGGCATGATCGGCTTTGTGATCCTGCTCGGGATCGTGGTCAATAATGCAATCCTGCTGATGGCCCAGGCCCGCGACTGCGAGGCCGACGGCATGACCCGCTCGGAAGCGGCCCGGACAGCGCTCAGGCTAAGGCTGCGCCCGATACTGATGACCACTGGCACCTCTGTCATTGGCATGTTGCCGCTGGCGCTGGTGCCCGGCCCGGGCAGCGCCATTTATCGCGGGCTGGCCGTCATCATCGTCGGTGGCGTCCTTGTTTCCACCATCTTCACTTTGGTCTTGCTGCCAGCGCTGATCCAGCTGGGCGGCGCCAGAAAATCCCGTCCTGACGAGCGCGAACCGCAGAAGAAAATGTCCGGCGGACCTGTTTTGGAGCCTGCAGAATGA
- a CDS encoding efflux RND transporter periplasmic adaptor subunit: protein MTLALPDLVKENARWIAVGGAALLAALAYFLFFISSPADGQQDGPGQGGPPPAIVTLAKIEQTALTPNFTAPGDIVADRDSIVASEVAGRIQSTLNIGARVGKGTVIAVIDSRSARLARDQAAAEVRRLQTELTYQNRLVGRLQQLLKEEAESEASLDEAASSRDQTRARLAAAKVALETANFDLSRTRIRSPFAGQLVERKIEVGEYATPGREIARIIGRTGSEARVRIPIASAGSLAAGQEINILANGESRTSRIRSVIETGDEVSRTLEVRAPMGSHNLKMGSAISITVPTGIERQVLTAPRDALVLRDSGIFVYVVNPKDKTAKRIDVQVGEPDGDRVAISGKIAAGNLIVVRGGERLRDGQPVTWDDKDKENAAAIAKKSAG, encoded by the coding sequence ATGACCCTTGCCCTACCCGATCTTGTCAAAGAAAATGCTCGCTGGATTGCGGTCGGCGGAGCCGCTCTGCTCGCCGCATTGGCCTATTTTCTATTCTTTATATCCAGCCCGGCGGACGGCCAGCAGGACGGTCCGGGTCAGGGCGGGCCGCCGCCGGCGATTGTGACGCTGGCCAAGATCGAGCAGACTGCACTGACTCCCAATTTCACCGCACCCGGCGATATCGTCGCTGATCGCGATTCGATCGTGGCCTCGGAAGTTGCCGGTCGAATCCAGTCCACTCTCAACATCGGCGCTCGCGTCGGCAAGGGCACGGTCATCGCGGTGATCGACAGCCGCAGCGCCAGGCTCGCTCGCGATCAGGCAGCAGCGGAAGTCCGGCGATTGCAGACCGAACTGACCTATCAGAACCGGCTGGTGGGACGGCTGCAACAATTGCTCAAGGAAGAGGCCGAGTCCGAAGCATCACTGGATGAAGCCGCTTCCTCCCGCGACCAGACCCGGGCGCGATTGGCGGCTGCAAAAGTCGCGCTGGAGACAGCAAATTTTGATTTGTCCCGCACCCGTATCCGCAGCCCCTTTGCCGGACAGCTGGTTGAACGCAAGATCGAGGTCGGCGAATATGCAACGCCAGGCCGGGAAATTGCCCGTATCATCGGCCGGACCGGATCGGAAGCCCGCGTGCGCATACCGATAGCCAGTGCCGGGTCACTCGCTGCGGGTCAGGAGATCAATATTCTCGCCAATGGCGAATCACGGACCTCGCGCATCCGCTCGGTCATCGAAACCGGCGACGAGGTCAGCCGGACGCTGGAAGTGCGCGCGCCGATGGGCAGCCACAATCTGAAAATGGGCAGCGCGATCTCGATCACCGTGCCGACCGGGATTGAACGCCAGGTGCTCACGGCACCGCGCGATGCGCTGGTGCTGCGCGACAGCGGCATATTTGTCTATGTCGTCAACCCCAAGGACAAGACTGCCAAGCGGATCGACGTGCAGGTCGGGGAGCCGGACGGTGACCGTGTCGCCATCTCCGGAAAAATTGCCGCCGGTAATCTGATCGTGGTGCGCGGAGGCGAACGGCTGCGCGACGGCCAGCCGGTGACATGGGATGACAAAGACAAAGAAAATGCTGCAGCCATCGCCAAAAAGTCGGCGGGATAG
- a CDS encoding efflux transporter outer membrane subunit, translated as MNRNLVSISLLLLLSACAIRGGPDLDRTVVPDAPDNWSSRPELATISDNDGDIAPLYPDGWIRSFSDETLEQAVRESFAHNRNLQSVLAQLRAARAAMRVSRAGLFPQVDLSGSVTDAENAATVYDGSLAASWEIDIWGRNLALAGAGNADARAAAADFAAARQALAAGVARAWYDRSAAALTYDLGIRDLERRKDTLRITNARFRAGLASRLDVRLAQVAVSNSEDRLEAAVRASANSARALEVLTGRYPAGEARGASALITPASFPAVTAPVSVLANRPDLIAAEARVAAAGLRAREARHAMFPQLNLRFDANSSAGNFGDLFDPGTYINAITGGLLQPLFRGGALLAEADRQGEQARSALFDYAQATLTAYQEVENRLDAEATLARQVDATATAAEEAGAAVVLTRSRYINGRSTIFDLINSQTTAIAAETRAIEARRARIENRINLHLALGNEPLSA; from the coding sequence ATGAACCGAAATCTTGTTTCCATTAGCCTGCTGTTGCTGCTGTCGGCCTGCGCCATTCGCGGAGGCCCGGACCTCGACCGGACCGTTGTTCCCGATGCGCCGGACAATTGGTCATCGCGTCCCGAATTGGCGACGATCAGTGACAATGATGGCGACATCGCACCGCTTTACCCGGACGGCTGGATCCGCTCCTTCTCTGATGAGACACTGGAACAGGCGGTGCGAGAGTCCTTTGCCCATAACCGCAATCTGCAGTCGGTACTGGCGCAATTGCGGGCAGCGCGGGCGGCGATGCGGGTGTCGCGCGCCGGTCTGTTTCCGCAAGTCGATCTGTCAGGCTCGGTGACCGATGCCGAGAATGCCGCAACCGTCTATGACGGGTCTCTGGCAGCGAGCTGGGAAATTGACATCTGGGGCCGCAATCTGGCGCTGGCCGGGGCGGGCAATGCCGATGCGCGCGCCGCCGCCGCAGATTTTGCCGCGGCCAGACAGGCGCTCGCCGCTGGTGTCGCCCGTGCCTGGTATGATCGCAGCGCCGCGGCACTCACCTATGATCTCGGCATTCGCGATCTGGAACGACGCAAGGATACGCTGCGCATCACCAATGCACGGTTCCGCGCCGGGCTCGCCTCCCGCCTCGACGTCCGGCTGGCGCAAGTCGCCGTGTCGAACAGCGAAGACCGGCTGGAAGCGGCGGTGCGCGCTTCGGCCAATAGCGCGCGAGCACTGGAGGTGCTGACCGGCCGCTACCCGGCGGGTGAAGCGAGGGGCGCATCTGCCCTGATCACCCCGGCCTCGTTTCCCGCCGTGACCGCGCCCGTATCGGTGCTAGCAAATCGTCCCGATCTGATTGCAGCCGAAGCGCGGGTGGCTGCTGCGGGCCTCCGGGCAAGGGAGGCCCGCCACGCCATGTTTCCGCAATTGAACCTGCGCTTCGACGCCAATAGCTCTGCCGGTAATTTCGGCGACCTTTTCGATCCGGGCACCTATATCAATGCAATCACCGGCGGGCTGCTGCAGCCGCTGTTCCGGGGCGGCGCGCTGCTCGCCGAAGCGGACCGGCAAGGAGAGCAAGCGCGCTCGGCATTGTTCGATTATGCCCAGGCGACGCTCACCGCATATCAGGAAGTCGAAAACCGGCTCGATGCCGAAGCCACGCTTGCCCGGCAAGTCGATGCCACGGCGACCGCCGCCGAAGAGGCAGGCGCAGCGGTGGTCCTGACCCGCAGCCGCTATATCAACGGGCGTTCAACGATATTCGACCTGATCAATTCGCAGACCACGGCGATCGCCGCCGAGACCCGTGCAATCGAGGCCCGGCGCGCGCGCATCGAAAACCGTATCAACCTGCATCTGGCGCTGGGCAACGAACCGCTCAGCGCCTAG